The Triticum aestivum cultivar Chinese Spring chromosome 3A, IWGSC CS RefSeq v2.1, whole genome shotgun sequence genome includes a region encoding these proteins:
- the LOC123063454 gene encoding alpha-1,3-mannosyl-glycoprotein 2-beta-N-acetylglucosaminyltransferase isoform X3 produces the protein MAHNPRYLRRLLLIAAAAAFIYIQVRLFSTQSSQDAGRVLHAEADQPDLPVAAVVIMACNRPDYLQRTVESILKYQKAVASKFPLFISQDGTNGEVKNKALSYAQITFMQHVDLEPVHTESPGENIAYYKIASHYKWALDELFIKHNFGRVIILEDDMEIAPDFFDYFEAAAKLLDTDKSIMAVSSWNDNGQKQFVYDPKVLYRSDFFPGLGWMLTKSTWMELSPKWPKAYWDDWVRLKEVHGGRQFIRPEVCRTYNFGEHGSSMGQFFDQYLKPIKLNNAHIDWNSEDLSYLTEDKFLIKFGKDVANATPVRGSDDLLKAHNLDVDVRIQYNDQSDFERVARQFGVFEEWKLTRAWWSSDTRAVEDEYTLSALTLFVNLGFSLAVPRFTQHAVWLKI, from the exons ATGGCTCATAACCCGCGTTacctccggcgcctcctcctcatcgccgccgccgcggccttcaTCTACATCCAA GTGCGGCTCTTTTCTACCCAGTCCTCTCAAGACGCCGGACGCGTCCTCCACGCGGAAGCA GATCAACCTGATCTCCCCGTCGCCGCTGTTGTCATAATGGCTTGCAATCGACCAGACTATTTGCAGAGGACAGTTGAATCTATCCTCAA GTATCAGAAAGCAGTTGCTTCAAAATTCCCACTGTTTATATCACAG GATGGAACTAATGGAGAAGTAAAAAATAAGGCCTTGAGTTATGCTCAAATAACATTTATGCAG CATGTAGATCTTGAACCTGTGCACACTGAAAGTCCTGGGGAAAACATTGCATATTACAAGATAGCTA GCCACTATAAATGGGCCTTGGATGAGCTATTCATTAAGCATAATTTTGGTCGAGTAATCATTCTGGAAG ATGACATGGAGATAGCCCCAGATTTCTTCGACTACTTCGAAGCTGCAGCGAAATTACTTGATACTGACAA GTCGATAATGGCTGTTTCTTCTTGGAATGACAATGGGCAGAAGCAGTTCGTTTATGACCCAA AAGTTCTTTATCGTTCGGACTTCTTTCCTGGGCTTGGATGGATGCTAACAAAGTCAACATGGATGGAGCTATCACCAAAGTGGCCCAAAGC TTATTGGGATGATTGGGTGAGGCTAAAGGAGGTACACGGAGGTCGGCAATTTATTCGACCAGAAGTATGCAGAACATACAACTTTGGCGAGCAT GGATCAAGCATGGGACAGTTCTTCGATCAGTACTTGAAACCAATCAAGTTAAATAATGCTCAT ATTGACTGGAACTCCGAGGACCTGAGCTACCTCACGGAG GACAAGTTCTTGATCAAATTTGGGAAAGATGTCGCTAATGCCACACCTGTGCGTGGATCCGATGATTTGTTGAAGGCCCACAATCTGGATGTGGACGTAAGGATTCAGTATAACGATCAGAGCGATTTCGAGCGTGTAGCTCGTCAGTTTGGAGTATTTGAAGAGTGGAAG CTTACAAGGGCGTGGTGGTCTTCCGATACGAGAGCAGTCGAAGACGAATATACCTTGTCGGCCCTGACTCTCTTCGTCAACTTGGGGTTTAGCTTAGCGGTGCCGAG ATTCACACAACATGCTGTGTGGTTGAAAATCTGA
- the LOC123063454 gene encoding alpha-1,3-mannosyl-glycoprotein 2-beta-N-acetylglucosaminyltransferase isoform X6: protein MMDNDSSRYQKAVASKFPLFISQDGTNGEVKNKALSYAQITFMQHVDLEPVHTESPGENIAYYKIASHYKWALDELFIKHNFGRVIILEDDMEIAPDFFDYFEAAAKLLDTDKSIMAVSSWNDNGQKQFVYDPKVLYRSDFFPGLGWMLTKSTWMELSPKWPKAYWDDWVRLKEVHGGRQFIRPEVCRTYNFGEHGSSMGQFFDQYLKPIKLNNAHIDWNSEDLSYLTEDKFLIKFGKDVANATPVRGSDDLLKAHNLDVDVRIQYNDQSDFERVARQFGVFEEWKLTRAWWSSDTRAVEDEYTLSALTLFVNLGFSLAVPRWEISLLTPCVSLSLLVTEGRCTFRFSDTCQQCKVLTEQHKLVYDGQQ, encoded by the exons ATGATGGACAATGACTCTTCCAGGTATCAGAAAGCAGTTGCTTCAAAATTCCCACTGTTTATATCACAG GATGGAACTAATGGAGAAGTAAAAAATAAGGCCTTGAGTTATGCTCAAATAACATTTATGCAG CATGTAGATCTTGAACCTGTGCACACTGAAAGTCCTGGGGAAAACATTGCATATTACAAGATAGCTA GCCACTATAAATGGGCCTTGGATGAGCTATTCATTAAGCATAATTTTGGTCGAGTAATCATTCTGGAAG ATGACATGGAGATAGCCCCAGATTTCTTCGACTACTTCGAAGCTGCAGCGAAATTACTTGATACTGACAA GTCGATAATGGCTGTTTCTTCTTGGAATGACAATGGGCAGAAGCAGTTCGTTTATGACCCAA AAGTTCTTTATCGTTCGGACTTCTTTCCTGGGCTTGGATGGATGCTAACAAAGTCAACATGGATGGAGCTATCACCAAAGTGGCCCAAAGC TTATTGGGATGATTGGGTGAGGCTAAAGGAGGTACACGGAGGTCGGCAATTTATTCGACCAGAAGTATGCAGAACATACAACTTTGGCGAGCAT GGATCAAGCATGGGACAGTTCTTCGATCAGTACTTGAAACCAATCAAGTTAAATAATGCTCAT ATTGACTGGAACTCCGAGGACCTGAGCTACCTCACGGAG GACAAGTTCTTGATCAAATTTGGGAAAGATGTCGCTAATGCCACACCTGTGCGTGGATCCGATGATTTGTTGAAGGCCCACAATCTGGATGTGGACGTAAGGATTCAGTATAACGATCAGAGCGATTTCGAGCGTGTAGCTCGTCAGTTTGGAGTATTTGAAGAGTGGAAG CTTACAAGGGCGTGGTGGTCTTCCGATACGAGAGCAGTCGAAGACGAATATACCTTGTCGGCCCTGACTCTCTTCGTCAACTTGGGGTTTAGCTTAGCGGTGCCGAGGTGGGAAATTTCTCTATTGACACCCTGTGTATCGCTGTCATTACTCGTTACTGAG GGACGTTGTACATTCAGATTTTCAGATACATGTCAGCAATGTAAAGTATTAACCGAACAACATAAGTTGGTATATGACGGCCAACAGTGA
- the LOC123063454 gene encoding alpha-1,3-mannosyl-glycoprotein 2-beta-N-acetylglucosaminyltransferase isoform X5 has translation MAHNPRYLRRLLLIAAAAAFIYIQVRLFSTQSSQDAGRVLHAEADQPDLPVAAVVIMACNRPDYLQRTVESILKYQKAVASKFPLFISQDGTNGEVKNKALSYAQITFMQHVDLEPVHTESPGENIAYYKIASHYKWALDELFIKHNFGRVIILEDDMEIAPDFFDYFEAAAKLLDTDKSIMAVSSWNDNGQKQFVYDPKVLYRSDFFPGLGWMLTKSTWMELSPKWPKAYWDDWVRLKEVHGGRQFIRPEVCRTYNFGEHGSSMGQFFDQYLKPIKLNNAHIDWNSEDLSYLTEDKFLIKFGKDVANATPVRGSDDLLKAHNLDVDVRIQYNDQSDFERVARQFGVFEEWKDGVPRAAYKGVVVFRYESSRRRIYLVGPDSLRQLGV, from the exons ATGGCTCATAACCCGCGTTacctccggcgcctcctcctcatcgccgccgccgcggccttcaTCTACATCCAA GTGCGGCTCTTTTCTACCCAGTCCTCTCAAGACGCCGGACGCGTCCTCCACGCGGAAGCA GATCAACCTGATCTCCCCGTCGCCGCTGTTGTCATAATGGCTTGCAATCGACCAGACTATTTGCAGAGGACAGTTGAATCTATCCTCAA GTATCAGAAAGCAGTTGCTTCAAAATTCCCACTGTTTATATCACAG GATGGAACTAATGGAGAAGTAAAAAATAAGGCCTTGAGTTATGCTCAAATAACATTTATGCAG CATGTAGATCTTGAACCTGTGCACACTGAAAGTCCTGGGGAAAACATTGCATATTACAAGATAGCTA GCCACTATAAATGGGCCTTGGATGAGCTATTCATTAAGCATAATTTTGGTCGAGTAATCATTCTGGAAG ATGACATGGAGATAGCCCCAGATTTCTTCGACTACTTCGAAGCTGCAGCGAAATTACTTGATACTGACAA GTCGATAATGGCTGTTTCTTCTTGGAATGACAATGGGCAGAAGCAGTTCGTTTATGACCCAA AAGTTCTTTATCGTTCGGACTTCTTTCCTGGGCTTGGATGGATGCTAACAAAGTCAACATGGATGGAGCTATCACCAAAGTGGCCCAAAGC TTATTGGGATGATTGGGTGAGGCTAAAGGAGGTACACGGAGGTCGGCAATTTATTCGACCAGAAGTATGCAGAACATACAACTTTGGCGAGCAT GGATCAAGCATGGGACAGTTCTTCGATCAGTACTTGAAACCAATCAAGTTAAATAATGCTCAT ATTGACTGGAACTCCGAGGACCTGAGCTACCTCACGGAG GACAAGTTCTTGATCAAATTTGGGAAAGATGTCGCTAATGCCACACCTGTGCGTGGATCCGATGATTTGTTGAAGGCCCACAATCTGGATGTGGACGTAAGGATTCAGTATAACGATCAGAGCGATTTCGAGCGTGTAGCTCGTCAGTTTGGAGTATTTGAAGAGTGGAAG GACGGTGTTCCACGGGCAGCTTACAAGGGCGTGGTGGTCTTCCGATACGAGAGCAGTCGAAGACGAATATACCTTGTCGGCCCTGACTCTCTTCGTCAACTTGGGGTTTAG
- the LOC123063454 gene encoding alpha-1,3-mannosyl-glycoprotein 2-beta-N-acetylglucosaminyltransferase isoform X1, with translation MAHNPRYLRRLLLIAAAAAFIYIQVRLFSTQSSQDAGRVLHAEADQPDLPVAAVVIMACNRPDYLQRTVESILKYQKAVASKFPLFISQDGTNGEVKNKALSYAQITFMQHVDLEPVHTESPGENIAYYKIASHYKWALDELFIKHNFGRVIILEDDMEIAPDFFDYFEAAAKLLDTDKSIMAVSSWNDNGQKQFVYDPKVLYRSDFFPGLGWMLTKSTWMELSPKWPKAYWDDWVRLKEVHGGRQFIRPEVCRTYNFGEHGSSMGQFFDQYLKPIKLNNAHIDWNSEDLSYLTEDKFLIKFGKDVANATPVRGSDDLLKAHNLDVDVRIQYNDQSDFERVARQFGVFEEWKLTRAWWSSDTRAVEDEYTLSALTLFVNLGFSLAVPRWEISLLTPCVSLSLLVTEGRCTFRFSDTCQQCKVLTEQHKLVYDGQQ, from the exons ATGGCTCATAACCCGCGTTacctccggcgcctcctcctcatcgccgccgccgcggccttcaTCTACATCCAA GTGCGGCTCTTTTCTACCCAGTCCTCTCAAGACGCCGGACGCGTCCTCCACGCGGAAGCA GATCAACCTGATCTCCCCGTCGCCGCTGTTGTCATAATGGCTTGCAATCGACCAGACTATTTGCAGAGGACAGTTGAATCTATCCTCAA GTATCAGAAAGCAGTTGCTTCAAAATTCCCACTGTTTATATCACAG GATGGAACTAATGGAGAAGTAAAAAATAAGGCCTTGAGTTATGCTCAAATAACATTTATGCAG CATGTAGATCTTGAACCTGTGCACACTGAAAGTCCTGGGGAAAACATTGCATATTACAAGATAGCTA GCCACTATAAATGGGCCTTGGATGAGCTATTCATTAAGCATAATTTTGGTCGAGTAATCATTCTGGAAG ATGACATGGAGATAGCCCCAGATTTCTTCGACTACTTCGAAGCTGCAGCGAAATTACTTGATACTGACAA GTCGATAATGGCTGTTTCTTCTTGGAATGACAATGGGCAGAAGCAGTTCGTTTATGACCCAA AAGTTCTTTATCGTTCGGACTTCTTTCCTGGGCTTGGATGGATGCTAACAAAGTCAACATGGATGGAGCTATCACCAAAGTGGCCCAAAGC TTATTGGGATGATTGGGTGAGGCTAAAGGAGGTACACGGAGGTCGGCAATTTATTCGACCAGAAGTATGCAGAACATACAACTTTGGCGAGCAT GGATCAAGCATGGGACAGTTCTTCGATCAGTACTTGAAACCAATCAAGTTAAATAATGCTCAT ATTGACTGGAACTCCGAGGACCTGAGCTACCTCACGGAG GACAAGTTCTTGATCAAATTTGGGAAAGATGTCGCTAATGCCACACCTGTGCGTGGATCCGATGATTTGTTGAAGGCCCACAATCTGGATGTGGACGTAAGGATTCAGTATAACGATCAGAGCGATTTCGAGCGTGTAGCTCGTCAGTTTGGAGTATTTGAAGAGTGGAAG CTTACAAGGGCGTGGTGGTCTTCCGATACGAGAGCAGTCGAAGACGAATATACCTTGTCGGCCCTGACTCTCTTCGTCAACTTGGGGTTTAGCTTAGCGGTGCCGAGGTGGGAAATTTCTCTATTGACACCCTGTGTATCGCTGTCATTACTCGTTACTGAG GGACGTTGTACATTCAGATTTTCAGATACATGTCAGCAATGTAAAGTATTAACCGAACAACATAAGTTGGTATATGACGGCCAACAGTGA
- the LOC123063454 gene encoding alpha-1,3-mannosyl-glycoprotein 2-beta-N-acetylglucosaminyltransferase isoform X2, which translates to MAHNPRYLRRLLLIAAAAAFIYIQVRLFSTQSSQDAGRVLHAEADQPDLPVAAVVIMACNRPDYLQRTVESILKYQKAVASKFPLFISQDGTNGEVKNKALSYAQITFMQHVDLEPVHTESPGENIAYYKIASHYKWALDELFIKHNFGRVIILEDDMEIAPDFFDYFEAAAKLLDTDKSIMAVSSWNDNGQKQFVYDPKVLYRSDFFPGLGWMLTKSTWMELSPKWPKAYWDDWVRLKEVHGGRQFIRPEVCRTYNFGEHGSSMGQFFDQYLKPIKLNNAHIDWNSEDLSYLTEDKFLIKFGKDVANATPVRGSDDLLKAHNLDVDVRIQYNDQSDFERVARQFGVFEEWKLTRAWWSSDTRAVEDEYTLSALTLFVNLGFSLAVPRWEISLLTPCVSLSLLVTEIFRYMSAM; encoded by the exons ATGGCTCATAACCCGCGTTacctccggcgcctcctcctcatcgccgccgccgcggccttcaTCTACATCCAA GTGCGGCTCTTTTCTACCCAGTCCTCTCAAGACGCCGGACGCGTCCTCCACGCGGAAGCA GATCAACCTGATCTCCCCGTCGCCGCTGTTGTCATAATGGCTTGCAATCGACCAGACTATTTGCAGAGGACAGTTGAATCTATCCTCAA GTATCAGAAAGCAGTTGCTTCAAAATTCCCACTGTTTATATCACAG GATGGAACTAATGGAGAAGTAAAAAATAAGGCCTTGAGTTATGCTCAAATAACATTTATGCAG CATGTAGATCTTGAACCTGTGCACACTGAAAGTCCTGGGGAAAACATTGCATATTACAAGATAGCTA GCCACTATAAATGGGCCTTGGATGAGCTATTCATTAAGCATAATTTTGGTCGAGTAATCATTCTGGAAG ATGACATGGAGATAGCCCCAGATTTCTTCGACTACTTCGAAGCTGCAGCGAAATTACTTGATACTGACAA GTCGATAATGGCTGTTTCTTCTTGGAATGACAATGGGCAGAAGCAGTTCGTTTATGACCCAA AAGTTCTTTATCGTTCGGACTTCTTTCCTGGGCTTGGATGGATGCTAACAAAGTCAACATGGATGGAGCTATCACCAAAGTGGCCCAAAGC TTATTGGGATGATTGGGTGAGGCTAAAGGAGGTACACGGAGGTCGGCAATTTATTCGACCAGAAGTATGCAGAACATACAACTTTGGCGAGCAT GGATCAAGCATGGGACAGTTCTTCGATCAGTACTTGAAACCAATCAAGTTAAATAATGCTCAT ATTGACTGGAACTCCGAGGACCTGAGCTACCTCACGGAG GACAAGTTCTTGATCAAATTTGGGAAAGATGTCGCTAATGCCACACCTGTGCGTGGATCCGATGATTTGTTGAAGGCCCACAATCTGGATGTGGACGTAAGGATTCAGTATAACGATCAGAGCGATTTCGAGCGTGTAGCTCGTCAGTTTGGAGTATTTGAAGAGTGGAAG CTTACAAGGGCGTGGTGGTCTTCCGATACGAGAGCAGTCGAAGACGAATATACCTTGTCGGCCCTGACTCTCTTCGTCAACTTGGGGTTTAGCTTAGCGGTGCCGAGGTGGGAAATTTCTCTATTGACACCCTGTGTATCGCTGTCATTACTCGTTACTGAG ATTTTCAGATACATGTCAGCAATGTAA
- the LOC123063454 gene encoding alpha-1,3-mannosyl-glycoprotein 2-beta-N-acetylglucosaminyltransferase isoform X4 — protein MAHNPRYLRRLLLIAAAAAFIYIQVRLFSTQSSQDAGRVLHAEADQPDLPVAAVVIMACNRPDYLQRTVESILKYQKAVASKFPLFISQDGTNGEVKNKALSYAQITFMQHVDLEPVHTESPGENIAYYKIASRSIMAVSSWNDNGQKQFVYDPKVLYRSDFFPGLGWMLTKSTWMELSPKWPKAYWDDWVRLKEVHGGRQFIRPEVCRTYNFGEHGSSMGQFFDQYLKPIKLNNAHIDWNSEDLSYLTEDKFLIKFGKDVANATPVRGSDDLLKAHNLDVDVRIQYNDQSDFERVARQFGVFEEWKLTRAWWSSDTRAVEDEYTLSALTLFVNLGFSLAVPRWEISLLTPCVSLSLLVTEGRCTFRFSDTCQQCKVLTEQHKLVYDGQQ, from the exons ATGGCTCATAACCCGCGTTacctccggcgcctcctcctcatcgccgccgccgcggccttcaTCTACATCCAA GTGCGGCTCTTTTCTACCCAGTCCTCTCAAGACGCCGGACGCGTCCTCCACGCGGAAGCA GATCAACCTGATCTCCCCGTCGCCGCTGTTGTCATAATGGCTTGCAATCGACCAGACTATTTGCAGAGGACAGTTGAATCTATCCTCAA GTATCAGAAAGCAGTTGCTTCAAAATTCCCACTGTTTATATCACAG GATGGAACTAATGGAGAAGTAAAAAATAAGGCCTTGAGTTATGCTCAAATAACATTTATGCAG CATGTAGATCTTGAACCTGTGCACACTGAAAGTCCTGGGGAAAACATTGCATATTACAAGATAGCTAGTAG GTCGATAATGGCTGTTTCTTCTTGGAATGACAATGGGCAGAAGCAGTTCGTTTATGACCCAA AAGTTCTTTATCGTTCGGACTTCTTTCCTGGGCTTGGATGGATGCTAACAAAGTCAACATGGATGGAGCTATCACCAAAGTGGCCCAAAGC TTATTGGGATGATTGGGTGAGGCTAAAGGAGGTACACGGAGGTCGGCAATTTATTCGACCAGAAGTATGCAGAACATACAACTTTGGCGAGCAT GGATCAAGCATGGGACAGTTCTTCGATCAGTACTTGAAACCAATCAAGTTAAATAATGCTCAT ATTGACTGGAACTCCGAGGACCTGAGCTACCTCACGGAG GACAAGTTCTTGATCAAATTTGGGAAAGATGTCGCTAATGCCACACCTGTGCGTGGATCCGATGATTTGTTGAAGGCCCACAATCTGGATGTGGACGTAAGGATTCAGTATAACGATCAGAGCGATTTCGAGCGTGTAGCTCGTCAGTTTGGAGTATTTGAAGAGTGGAAG CTTACAAGGGCGTGGTGGTCTTCCGATACGAGAGCAGTCGAAGACGAATATACCTTGTCGGCCCTGACTCTCTTCGTCAACTTGGGGTTTAGCTTAGCGGTGCCGAGGTGGGAAATTTCTCTATTGACACCCTGTGTATCGCTGTCATTACTCGTTACTGAG GGACGTTGTACATTCAGATTTTCAGATACATGTCAGCAATGTAAAGTATTAACCGAACAACATAAGTTGGTATATGACGGCCAACAGTGA